The DNA region GTTCTTTCTTTTGATATTCCCGACGGAGAAGTGCACGAAGCCGGGCAAGTAGTTCATCATAATGAAATGGTTTGGTTAAATAATCATCGGCTCCGGCGTCAAGTCCTCTAACCTTTTCATCTGGCGCATCCCGCGCGGTTAAAACGAGAATATGGGTTTGAATTTTTTGTCGACGTAATCTTTGCAGCAATGTTATTCCATCAAGTTTTGGTAACATTAAATCTAAAATAATAATGTCGTAAGGATTATTTTCTGCAAGAAATAAACCTTCTTCGCCGTCATAAGCGACATCGACCGCAAAGGTTTCTTCTTCTAGTCCCTTTTTCAGGCTTTTCACTAAAGCTTTATTATCTTCAATCAAGAGAATGCGCATAATAATATCAATTAGTTTACTATAAGTCAGATTAATTTTAGATTAATTAGGAATAAATTATTTCGTCTGAATTAATTCAATGCTTATCATAAAATAAAACGATAGTTTTACGCTATCGAATAAACCAAAGGGAACCACGCTTGCTGAGATGTAGGATACAATAGTTAGTATCTAGACCACTGAACCGTTTGATATAATAACCACAATTAAAATGTTAACGGAGGAAGCCATTATGCACTTTGAAACCATCGCAATCCATCGTGGGCAGGAACCGGACGCGAAAACCGGTGCTGTGGTCGTTCCGATATATCAGACATCAAACTT from bacterium includes:
- a CDS encoding response regulator transcription factor, whose protein sequence is MRILLIEDNKALVKSLKKGLEEETFAVDVAYDGEEGLFLAENNPYDIIILDLMLPKLDGITLLQRLRRQKIQTHILVLTARDAPDEKVRGLDAGADDYLTKPFHYDELLARLRALLRREYQKKEPILTIGDLKLNTRSHQVWRNTKEIILQPKEYAVLEYLAYHQNEIVSRTQLWEHLYDWQDESTSNIIDVYINHLRNKIDKDFPNKMIITIRGEGYMLKGE